One genomic region from Spirulina subsalsa PCC 9445 encodes:
- a CDS encoding response regulator — MNLSAQNFTLLMVNDDEDTCILTQQVVQMLTHEETRFHLNFRCVETGLQLVEYLEPITPHKQPTDYPQPDLILLDLNMPQMDGIETLTWLKQNAQFSKIPVVMFSSSDHPDEIQKCYELGANCYIRRPVTLESLIRILQSLLHYWFNIVQLPSYGSPNLYPMDCP, encoded by the coding sequence GTGAACCTTTCTGCTCAGAACTTTACCCTCCTAATGGTCAATGATGACGAGGATACTTGTATTTTGACCCAACAGGTCGTTCAAATGTTAACCCACGAAGAAACCCGCTTTCATCTAAATTTCCGTTGTGTCGAAACAGGTTTACAATTAGTGGAGTACCTTGAGCCTATCACCCCCCATAAGCAACCGACTGACTATCCTCAACCCGATTTGATCTTATTAGATTTGAATATGCCCCAAATGGATGGCATCGAAACCTTAACCTGGCTAAAACAAAACGCCCAATTCAGCAAAATTCCGGTTGTCATGTTCTCCTCCTCCGATCATCCTGACGAGATTCAAAAATGCTATGAGTTAGGAGCTAATTGCTATATTAGAAGACCCGTGACCCTTGAATCATTGATCAGAATACTTCAATCCCTTTTGCATTACTGGTTTAATATTGTCCAACTGCCATCCTATGGCAGCCCAAACCTTTACCCGATGGATTGCCCTTAA
- a CDS encoding response regulator, with translation MMTYFPLEPSRPPIQMEDTALKILLVEDNTDDAELIEELINVGSQQYHLSIPLRIVPSLNRALNELKTMSFDLILLDLSLPDSNGLETFSEIFNQVHNLPVIVLTAYNDSDLAIQAIQAGAQDYLIKGKTGSQTLIRAIFYAIERQRLQDNLRESEAKYRSVVDNLKGVIFQTDLQGTLIFLSQAWTRLTTQPVKEALNRPLVTLIHPQDQRLHLTQCEALIAGNIPEVSYLVRYFRGNKDMGLFEVTARPTLDQQGRIIGITGVLEDVTTNRPFAYE, from the coding sequence ATGATGACTTATTTTCCCCTTGAACCCTCCCGTCCTCCTATCCAGATGGAAGATACTGCCCTAAAGATTCTCCTAGTAGAGGATAATACTGACGATGCAGAACTAATTGAGGAATTAATTAATGTTGGGAGTCAACAGTATCACTTAAGCATCCCCCTGCGAATCGTACCCTCCTTAAATCGGGCATTAAATGAACTCAAGACCATGAGTTTTGACCTGATTTTATTAGACTTGTCCTTACCCGATAGTAATGGGTTAGAAACCTTTAGTGAAATTTTTAACCAAGTGCATAATCTTCCCGTCATTGTTCTGACAGCCTACAACGACAGTGATTTAGCCATCCAAGCCATTCAAGCGGGGGCGCAGGATTATTTAATTAAGGGGAAAACAGGCAGTCAGACCTTAATTCGTGCGATATTTTATGCCATTGAACGGCAACGGTTACAGGATAACTTGAGAGAAAGTGAGGCAAAATATCGCTCAGTTGTTGATAATTTAAAAGGCGTTATTTTTCAAACAGATTTACAGGGAACATTAATCTTTTTAAGTCAGGCTTGGACACGCCTAACTACCCAACCCGTAAAAGAAGCCTTAAACCGTCCGTTAGTGACCTTAATTCATCCTCAAGATCAACGGTTACATCTAACACAATGTGAGGCCTTAATTGCCGGAAATATTCCAGAAGTGAGTTATTTAGTGCGTTATTTTCGAGGCAATAAAGACATGGGTTTATTTGAGGTAACAGCGCGTCCGACCTTAGATCAGCAGGGTAGAATCATAGGGATTACGGGGGTACTAGAAGACGTTACCACGAACCGACCGTTTGCCTATGAGTGA
- a CDS encoding MinD/ParA family ATP-binding protein, which produces MTKSKRPKVVSIHSYRGGTGKSNSTANLAVTIASYGHRVAIVDTDIQSPGIHVLFGYGEENLSPCLNDYLWGRCKLSAAAHEMTHVLKGQEDKGGKVFLVPSSIKAGDIARVLREGYDVGLLNDGFQDLMEDLSLDYLLIDTHPGLNEETLLSITISDVLLLILRPDQQDFQGTAVTVDVARRLEVPKMLMMVNKAPTLFDFEQLRQKVESAYEVPVAGILPHSDDVMMLASNGVFVVNYPDHEVTQTIQAIAKQIML; this is translated from the coding sequence ATGACTAAATCGAAGCGTCCTAAAGTTGTCTCTATTCACTCCTATCGTGGAGGAACCGGAAAATCGAATTCTACGGCCAATTTAGCGGTGACCATTGCCAGTTATGGCCATCGTGTTGCTATTGTGGACACGGATATCCAATCCCCCGGGATTCATGTTTTATTCGGCTATGGGGAGGAAAATCTCAGTCCCTGTCTGAATGATTATCTCTGGGGACGCTGTAAACTTTCGGCGGCTGCCCATGAGATGACCCATGTGTTAAAAGGTCAAGAGGACAAGGGGGGAAAGGTTTTTTTAGTGCCGTCGAGTATTAAGGCTGGGGATATTGCCCGAGTCCTGCGGGAAGGCTATGATGTGGGACTACTCAACGACGGTTTTCAGGACTTGATGGAAGATTTAAGCCTGGATTATTTGCTGATTGACACCCATCCGGGGCTGAATGAGGAAACGTTGCTTTCTATTACGATTTCTGATGTCTTGCTGTTGATTTTACGACCGGATCAGCAAGATTTTCAAGGAACGGCGGTGACGGTGGATGTGGCGCGGCGCTTGGAAGTGCCTAAAATGTTGATGATGGTGAATAAAGCCCCGACGTTGTTTGATTTTGAGCAGTTAAGGCAAAAGGTGGAAAGCGCTTATGAAGTCCCAGTGGCGGGGATTTTGCCCCATTCTGATGATGTGATGATGTTGGCGAGTAATGGGGTGTTTGTGGTGAATTATCCTGATCATGAGGTGACACAGACGATTCAGGCGATCGCAAAACAAATTATGCTCTAA
- a CDS encoding SemiSWEET transporter, with the protein MLENPMTAVGLLAGALTTISFLPQVLKTWKSKSAKDISLGMFLTFCLGVLLWIIYGVAVEDLPVIVTNVATLILAGMVLGLKLKYNQH; encoded by the coding sequence ATGTTAGAAAACCCCATGACGGCTGTGGGTCTGCTGGCCGGAGCCTTAACGACTATTTCCTTTTTACCCCAAGTCCTGAAAACTTGGAAAAGTAAGTCCGCGAAAGATATCTCCCTCGGAATGTTCCTCACCTTTTGCCTCGGGGTACTGTTGTGGATTATCTACGGGGTGGCGGTGGAGGATCTTCCGGTCATTGTAACTAATGTGGCAACGTTGATCCTAGCTGGGATGGTTCTGGGTCTGAAACTCAAATACAATCAGCACTGA
- a CDS encoding PAS domain S-box protein — MFNSDVALLGYAEIDWIEVSPNAVLLDVLQQMTQRQKSYVLVMAQKRCVGIFTERDVVSLAALQQDFRQVAIASVMTPNPVMLYASQVCHIFEVLLALKKYQIRHLPLLGEEEQLLGVFTHDSLCRNLQLTDIPTQPTTSIEKAYRKLAAHVSNSPLAVIEWDEKMRVMSWSKRAEEIFGWTEEEVFGKALDEWLFVYPEDWEKVQNTVDSIKDPHKAQNICHNRNYTKTGNIVFCEWYNSSLFNEDGSLVSLMSLALDVTNRIEAETALRQSESRLKAIVEQAGVGIAYTIPSGEFLLVNQYLCNLLGYSEDELMNLSFYDVTHPDDLPRDFEYIQKAIEEDLESVSWEKRYISKSGQAHWVEITVSVVRDSQGGLESGIGIVQDIQNRKMTEQQIQSRLKAEQVLAQISQYLATHNPYDFNRVLVKIAGVIRVNRVYLYTILGDENSHFLGQTLYPVSPLSYSFQRTYEWHDEETFSLQEKFKLLNLVPFQWWLRQLLQHKRVVLEHPEDLPPQAHWEKVLLTVQGTCSVLEIGIFTPKGELWGVLGLSTMGEWRKVWLEEDIQLLSIVGEMIYAYADRQQTYEALQLSEERYSIATQSANIGVWDTNLKNREIYYSPDFIASLGYSVREIGTSCERIQQLIHPEDREKVIQHSIQYLRGEQKTYDIEYRLLCKSQAVRWVLSRAKAIRDDQGIPYRLVGTSIDITSLKSATEQLSYRLKLETALTQISQQLVKLEPFSALEEDRSRWHFDLEPILLCLGRAMGIQRAYLVRFDSHSHQGSWVAEWCEAGLNHLQDDLQNIDTRAMDWWMLQLRANRAIALSQLDELPPSAHTEEQFLRELQFNSILEIPMLDSSGQLWGAIGLATTVPHIKNWLELDQKLLRIIGELIYNHYSRREAELKLQASEALYAGIFNHSAEVIWLVQVLPEEQFVYETINPCYEEQIGVTREEIIGKSPYEVYSLPIAQHLTQSYQACVEAGETLSYEETLAFPIGTRTWRTLLVPIRNSQGQIHRILGSARDITEDIRQKEELARSNAELEQFAYVASHDLQAPLGIINSYAQLLQQLKGEQLDEQSNRYLERIVRGCERMQTMINDLLQYSRVQRKPKEFQACELGEIIQDAIANLELDISQSRASLRISELPTVQGDRSQLLQLLQNLLSNAIKYRGNHPPEIQVSAQFLENHWQIAIQDNGIGIPPKHQARIFQIFQRLHTANEYPGSGIGLAICEKIVQRHGGKIWVKSQEKQGSTFYLTFPPLDPM; from the coding sequence ATGTTTAACTCTGATGTAGCACTTCTGGGATACGCTGAAATAGACTGGATTGAAGTTTCCCCGAATGCCGTCTTATTGGATGTATTACAACAGATGACGCAACGGCAGAAAAGTTATGTTTTAGTGATGGCACAGAAACGCTGTGTGGGGATTTTCACGGAACGGGATGTGGTGAGTTTAGCCGCATTACAACAGGATTTTAGGCAGGTGGCGATCGCATCCGTCATGACACCCAATCCTGTAATGCTTTATGCTAGCCAAGTTTGCCACATTTTTGAAGTCTTGTTAGCCCTGAAAAAATATCAGATTCGTCATCTTCCCCTGTTAGGAGAGGAGGAGCAACTCCTTGGGGTTTTTACCCATGATAGCTTATGCCGTAACCTTCAATTAACAGATATTCCAACCCAACCCACCACCTCCATTGAAAAAGCCTATAGAAAACTAGCGGCTCATGTGAGTAATTCTCCCCTAGCTGTTATAGAATGGGATGAGAAAATGCGGGTGATGAGTTGGTCAAAACGAGCCGAGGAAATTTTTGGCTGGACTGAGGAAGAAGTATTCGGAAAAGCACTTGATGAATGGCTTTTTGTTTATCCAGAAGACTGGGAAAAAGTCCAAAACACAGTAGATTCCATTAAAGATCCCCATAAAGCTCAAAATATATGTCACAATCGCAATTATACAAAAACGGGGAATATTGTTTTTTGTGAGTGGTATAATTCCAGTTTGTTTAACGAAGACGGAAGCCTAGTTTCTTTAATGTCTTTGGCGTTAGATGTAACCAATCGCATTGAGGCAGAAACAGCGTTGCGTCAGAGTGAATCTAGACTGAAAGCCATTGTAGAACAAGCGGGAGTCGGGATTGCTTATACTATCCCATCAGGGGAGTTTTTGTTAGTGAATCAATATCTCTGTAACTTGTTGGGATATTCAGAAGATGAGTTAATGAATTTAAGTTTTTATGATGTTACCCATCCTGATGATTTGCCCAGAGATTTTGAATATATTCAAAAAGCAATCGAAGAAGACTTAGAGAGTGTTTCTTGGGAGAAGCGTTATATTAGCAAAAGTGGACAAGCTCATTGGGTAGAAATTACTGTTTCTGTGGTACGAGATAGTCAAGGTGGATTAGAATCTGGCATTGGCATTGTCCAAGATATCCAAAATCGGAAAATGACAGAACAGCAGATTCAATCTCGCCTGAAAGCAGAACAAGTGCTAGCCCAAATTTCCCAGTATTTAGCGACTCATAACCCTTATGATTTTAATAGAGTATTAGTAAAAATAGCGGGAGTGATTCGGGTGAATCGAGTCTATCTTTATACAATTTTGGGAGATGAAAATTCACATTTTTTAGGTCAAACACTTTATCCGGTAAGTCCTTTAAGTTATTCTTTTCAAAGGACTTATGAATGGCATGATGAGGAGACATTTTCCTTACAAGAAAAATTCAAGCTTTTAAATCTTGTGCCGTTTCAGTGGTGGTTACGGCAGTTATTGCAACACAAACGAGTAGTGTTGGAACATCCCGAAGATTTACCCCCCCAAGCCCATTGGGAGAAGGTTTTATTAACTGTGCAAGGAACTTGTAGTGTCCTAGAAATTGGCATTTTTACCCCAAAAGGGGAGTTGTGGGGGGTGTTGGGATTGTCTACGATGGGGGAATGGCGGAAGGTGTGGTTAGAAGAAGATATTCAACTGTTGTCCATTGTGGGGGAAATGATTTATGCTTACGCCGACCGACAACAGACCTATGAGGCATTACAGTTAAGTGAGGAACGGTATTCAATCGCCACCCAAAGCGCCAATATTGGAGTCTGGGATACAAACCTCAAAAACCGCGAAATCTATTATTCCCCAGACTTTATCGCGTCTTTGGGCTACTCCGTGAGGGAGATTGGCACATCTTGTGAAAGAATACAACAACTGATTCACCCCGAAGATCGGGAGAAGGTGATTCAACACAGCATTCAGTACCTACGAGGAGAACAAAAAACCTATGATATTGAGTATCGCCTCCTCTGTAAAAGTCAAGCGGTGCGCTGGGTGTTGAGTCGCGCTAAGGCCATCCGAGATGACCAAGGAATCCCCTATCGTTTGGTGGGAACCTCCATTGATATTACTTCCCTAAAATCGGCAACGGAACAGTTGTCCTATCGACTAAAATTAGAAACTGCCCTCACCCAAATTTCCCAACAATTGGTCAAATTAGAACCCTTCTCTGCCTTGGAAGAAGACCGTTCTCGCTGGCATTTTGACTTAGAACCCATTTTGCTCTGTTTAGGGCGTGCTATGGGCATTCAACGGGCTTATCTGGTGCGTTTTGACTCCCATAGCCATCAAGGGAGTTGGGTGGCGGAATGGTGTGAAGCGGGGTTAAATCATTTGCAGGATGATCTGCAAAATATAGATACAAGGGCGATGGATTGGTGGATGTTGCAACTTCGGGCGAATCGTGCGATCGCTCTTTCCCAACTTGATGAGCTACCTCCGAGCGCCCACACCGAAGAACAGTTTTTGCGGGAGTTACAATTTAACTCCATCTTAGAGATTCCCATGTTGGATTCTAGCGGTCAACTGTGGGGAGCTATTGGTTTAGCCACGACAGTACCCCACATTAAAAACTGGTTAGAACTAGATCAAAAACTCTTGCGCATTATTGGGGAGTTGATTTATAACCACTACAGTAGACGGGAAGCGGAACTGAAACTCCAAGCCTCAGAAGCTCTCTATGCGGGGATTTTTAACCATTCTGCCGAGGTCATTTGGTTAGTTCAAGTGTTACCCGAGGAGCAATTTGTTTATGAAACGATTAATCCCTGTTATGAGGAACAAATTGGTGTTACGCGGGAGGAGATCATCGGCAAAAGTCCCTATGAGGTCTATTCCTTACCCATTGCCCAACATTTAACCCAATCCTATCAAGCTTGTGTGGAGGCCGGAGAAACCCTTTCTTATGAGGAAACCCTTGCTTTCCCCATTGGAACACGCACTTGGCGCACCTTATTAGTTCCCATTCGCAACAGTCAGGGGCAAATCCACAGAATCCTAGGCAGTGCGCGGGATATTACCGAAGATATTCGCCAAAAAGAGGAACTAGCTCGTTCCAATGCGGAGTTAGAACAGTTTGCCTATGTGGCCTCCCATGATTTACAAGCGCCTTTAGGGATTATTAACAGTTATGCCCAATTGTTACAACAACTAAAGGGAGAACAACTTGATGAACAGTCTAATCGTTATCTAGAGCGAATTGTGCGGGGTTGTGAACGGATGCAGACGATGATTAATGATCTGCTGCAATATTCCCGAGTGCAACGGAAACCGAAAGAGTTTCAAGCTTGTGAATTAGGGGAAATTATCCAAGATGCGATCGCCAACTTAGAACTAGACATCAGCCAAAGCCGAGCCAGTCTTAGGATTAGCGAATTACCGACGGTACAAGGCGATCGCTCCCAACTCCTCCAACTCCTGCAAAACCTCCTCAGCAACGCCATTAAATACCGAGGAAATCATCCCCCAGAAATCCAAGTTTCCGCCCAATTCCTAGAGAATCACTGGCAAATCGCCATTCAAGACAACGGCATTGGCATCCCCCCCAAACATCAAGCGCGCATCTTCCAAATCTTCCAACGCTTACACACCGCCAATGAATACCCCGGCTCCGGCATTGGACTAGCCATCTGTGAGAAAATCGTCCAACGTCATGGCGGCAAAATTTGGGTAAAATCTCAAGAGAAGCAAGGCTCAACCTTTTACTTGACCTTTCCTCCCTTAGACCCCATGTAA